One Candidatus Margulisiibacteriota bacterium DNA segment encodes these proteins:
- a CDS encoding TldD/PmbA family protein gives MIEKKLSEEIIDTLSESGARFCELFAEKTKSTMVFMEQSKVEKITAGIDSGIGLRIVEGDATAYAYVNSMEKDRVLSVAKELSKVFKAGQKKRSVTLLPLQSYNADYIKIVPESVGLGEKIELLYFLDKTGRSVSPLINQVSLRYGDSEQEIYIANSEGIHVRDVRIRSRFMINVIAQKDGIIQTGYEGPGESRGWEYIKELPVEKIARKAAQRAVNMLDAALAPAGKMMVVLSGEAGGTMIHEACGHSLEADFIHKKTSIFSESLGKMVASPLITVIDDGSLAYKYGYSAVDDEGTKTSPSVLIEKGVLKNFINDKMSANLLNMPPTGNGRRENYRNKPVPRMTNTYIANGETDPQAIVDSVSNGLLVTKMGGGQVNTTNGDFVFEVSEGFIIKNGKVAELVRGATLTGNGPEVLKSVDMVGNDLTFIPGVCGKGDHVPVSDAQPTLRIPEIVVGGQV, from the coding sequence TTTATGGAGCAGAGTAAGGTGGAAAAAATAACCGCCGGTATTGATTCCGGAATCGGCTTGAGAATAGTTGAGGGAGATGCGACTGCTTATGCTTATGTCAACTCAATGGAAAAAGATCGGGTGCTGTCGGTTGCAAAAGAGTTAAGCAAAGTCTTTAAGGCAGGACAAAAGAAGCGCAGTGTTACGTTGCTTCCATTGCAATCGTATAATGCCGACTATATCAAAATCGTGCCCGAATCTGTTGGCTTAGGTGAAAAAATAGAGTTATTATATTTTCTTGATAAAACCGGGAGGTCCGTATCTCCCTTGATTAACCAGGTATCTCTTCGTTACGGCGATTCCGAACAGGAAATATATATTGCTAATTCAGAAGGAATACACGTCCGTGACGTGCGGATACGGTCAAGATTCATGATAAATGTTATAGCCCAAAAAGATGGCATTATCCAAACCGGATATGAAGGCCCGGGAGAATCCCGTGGTTGGGAATATATTAAAGAATTACCAGTAGAAAAAATTGCCAGAAAGGCTGCTCAGAGGGCCGTAAACATGTTAGACGCCGCGTTAGCGCCTGCCGGAAAAATGATGGTAGTATTGTCGGGGGAAGCTGGCGGTACAATGATCCATGAAGCTTGCGGCCATTCATTGGAAGCGGATTTTATTCATAAGAAGACCTCGATTTTTAGCGAGAGCCTTGGGAAGATGGTGGCGTCGCCTCTCATTACTGTCATTGATGACGGGTCGCTGGCGTACAAGTATGGGTATTCGGCAGTAGATGACGAAGGCACCAAAACATCGCCAAGTGTCCTTATCGAAAAGGGTGTGTTGAAAAATTTTATTAATGATAAGATGAGCGCGAACTTGCTTAATATGCCGCCGACCGGAAATGGTCGAAGAGAAAATTATCGGAACAAACCGGTACCGAGGATGACTAATACCTACATCGCGAATGGCGAGACTGACCCGCAAGCGATTGTAGATAGCGTATCGAATGGCTTATTAGTTACAAAGATGGGTGGCGGGCAGGTAAATACTACCAACGGTGATTTTGTATTTGAAGTGTCGGAAGGGTTTATAATTAAAAATGGAAAAGTAGCGGAACTTGTCAGGGGTGCTACCCTCACCGGAAATGGTCCTGAAGTACTGAAAAGCGTTGATATGGTTGGAAATGATCTTACCTTTATTCCGGGAGTATGTGGAAAAGGTGATCATGTTCCGGTTAGTGATGCACAGCCAACGCTTCGTATTCCGGAAATTGTTGTTGGAGGGCAGGTATAA